From the genome of Indicator indicator isolate 239-I01 chromosome 17, UM_Iind_1.1, whole genome shotgun sequence, one region includes:
- the NONO gene encoding non-POU domain-containing octamer-binding protein, protein MQGNKGFNMEKQNHTPRKQHQHQQHPPPSIPANGQQANSQNEGLTIDLKNFRKPGEKTFTQRSRLFVGNLPPDITEEEMRKLFEKYGKAGEVFIHKDKGFGFIRLETRTLAEIAKVELDNMPLRGKQLRVRFACHSASLTVRNLPQFVSNELLEEAFSVFGQVERAVVIVDDRGRSSGKGIVEFSGKPAARKALDRCSDGSFLLTTFPRPVTVEPMDQYDDEEGLPEKLVIKNQQYHKEREQPPRFAQPGSFEYEYAMRWKALIEMEKQQQEQVDRNIKEAREKLEMEMEAARHEHQVMLMRQDLMRRQEELRRMEELHNQEVQKRKQLELRQEEERRRREEEMRRQQEEMMRRQQEGFKGNFADAREPPDMRMGQMGMGGTIGMNNRGAMGAASVPAAAPPATGPGAMIPDGAIGMTPAPPADRFGQGSAMEGLGAMGGNPPAFNRGNPGGDFGPNKRRRY, encoded by the exons ATGCAGGGCAACAAGGGTTTCAACATGGAGAAGCAGAACCATACTCCACGGaaacagcaccagcaccagcagcatccaCCGCCGTCCATCCCCGCGAACGGGCAGCAGGCCAACAGCCAGA ATGAAGGCCTGACTATTGACCTGAAGAATTTCCGAAAGCCTGGTGAGAAGACCTTCACCCAAAGAAGCCGCCTGTTTGTGGGAAATCTGCCCCCAGATATTACAGAGGAAGAGATGAGAAAGTTGTTTGAGAAGTATGGCAAGGCAGGTGAAGTCTTCATACACAAGGACAAAGGCTTTGGCTTCATCAGACTG GAAACTCGCACTCTGGCAGAGATTGCAAAGGTGGAACTAGACAACATGCCGCTACgtgggaagcagctgagagTGCGTTTTGCATGCCACAGCGCATCGCTGACAGTCAGGAACCTGCCTCAGTTTGTGTCcaatgagctgctggaggaggccttCTCAGTGTTTGGCCAGGTGGAGAGGGCTGTGGTTATTGTGGATGACAGAGGACGATCCTCTGGGAAGGGCATTGTGGAGTTCTCAGGGAAGCCTGCTGCTAGGAAAGCCTTGGATAGATGCAGTGATGGATCTTTCCTGCTAACTAC attcCCTCGGCCTGTCACTGTGGAGCCCATGGATCAGTATGATGATGAAGAGGGACTACCAGAGAAACTAGTCATCAAAAACCAGCAATATCACAA GGAGCGTGAACAGCCCCCTCGGtttgcacagcctggcagctttGAATATGAATACGCCATGCGTTGGAAGGCTCTCATAGagatggagaagcagcagcaggagcaagtgGACCGCAACATCAAGGAAGCTCGAGAGAAGCTGGAGATGGAAATGGAGGCAGCTCGCCACGAGCACCAAGTGATGCTCATGCGGCAAG ATTTAATGAGGCGCCAGGAAGAGctcaggaggatggaggagtTGCATAACCAAGAAGTACAAAAACGTAAACAGTTGGAACTTAG gcaggaggaagaacGCAGGCGCCGTGAGGAGGAGATGAGGAGGCAGCAAGAAGAGATGATGAGGCGCCAGCAGGAAGGCTTTAAAGGGAATTTTGCTGATGCG AGGGAGCCACCAGACATGCGGATGGGGCAGATGGGTATGGGAG GTACCATTGGCATGAACAATAGAGGAGCCATGGGTGCTGCCAgtgtcccagctgctgcacCTCCTGCGACTGGGCCTGGAGCCATGATACCCGATGGAGCCATAGGAATG